One Drosophila kikkawai strain 14028-0561.14 chromosome 3L, DkikHiC1v2, whole genome shotgun sequence genomic window carries:
- the LOC108078821 gene encoding folliculin-interacting protein 2 isoform X1 has product MALLNKLFFPSATPTTPANLAAAPTLTASAAAAAALINSQTTTSAAATATTALPARPTHSSVGGGNSSSSAKATKQTSRNYLSRFPFEGSQVRVLLYKEDDSRRLLFDSNALQKVTHRDSSATSASAASSSSSTTSGGGKFLKNEKYTSLQQNGKIQAKAHSTNGSNFIEVCAEYGYKHNRPSGADITPLGEMVFGSLPMSFCGTALKVHWLPEPARILCSQVYLTPTSSGSGGSGHSPYSTLSMNSLATPRSSICSELGSMDGLSMNSFSMPFSVSVGRQMSLTPPLDVPAAPADQQSLSIHSIDSSGPRYSSTYSTATDSGYSASGSGSGAGVDQWSYQYSSTRSSLGSVLSDQSDAMRKLSVDSACYSGSSPYLDGFASDGCLQRRISRNLRTSFENEHSKNDFIGFLSDNYAMASGGGGGGGAGGGNGSGGSEGGGMAPPQYRRASYSANESRSNPEIGRRQANMRRRAKLGLAVCISMSESFEEEMELFCSEHIALLESMLSRLRASTEHAYINHKNFLQIMFQAWQDTQQWFSDLFTAPRIKTPVWLSITTSGSKYSKTVAERFIKELCDLLSFADTKDSNFFISTMLTGILTHHLGWVATVSAFNSAGSRRSESSASAAAIEQRAKLIQVAQKHPYNALWAQLGDLYGAIGMPPKLARTIVCGAEKLWVEKLLNVLTYFIRCSEVRRAAKREDFNKQLINDLVVAQGQSQSQTGAGQERHKSPPTQMRGLSRAATCKQNLNAIADDADDEDGELNGYGEDDDSDLNRDGMDPGSIDARDGMQTLKKNEIPTVLAFRDSHFVQQELRIGNYLMDTGIDKKTLLARQAQQYFRTGKDGRIRLTVTTPDNVELCMEEEQSSGTTGSVGTGSVDDGAIEAIEFIEDNNVEAPPKKNFFWNMVPVAGVKEGLSLSDLAKLQQGIRIINRKLERRCSSYSVEGDQPLIKAGGGPTDFEPLSHERRASHLSLSDLITQNSMGKSDRMTWGIEPIKENVSLEEQIHFDHCHKLIEREHGICRQTSAVDNGNGVVFVLGDNEPLVNLKKSSEDLSGDHDTKPGLLLCAQHQRTHDRSKHSGMKFNFEQYPQIATNYMKSKNLVMSNYDLLMDKATKLEASEAAAALKGSDSTATLAASSSSTAAPPTPVTPTATTTTSTDRCVVCSSGGGGLSSSATWNQTPSNATELEFETDEVHCYNQNVTSSKVLQSVNSAASIDTLKSAEPLIPTTPQTTYMRKQQPKRVPSGRSSVSSVAAKCAAVNVTQQLLKLPVPGVKELPQDDDSPGEQLRAGFIPSLLLSVSDHYVSDMVLQGTCAPPNKWEMHLREDLALAARSASLISQPAENIAIVADMDKWDVRLISSQTQQFPYAGGQSSPVGMSQLVSSMLETVQAMHAGGIPAYECLSFLESKLQEIYLQSETLAAFLLETDPCRLSDITNPLQLSENDVPLLLSIAYIHTPKISRKCGISFR; this is encoded by the exons ATGGCCCTATTGAACAAACTCTTCTTTCCCTcggcaacaccaacaacaccCGCAAATTTAGCGGCGGCGCCCACGCTGACCGCgtccgcagcagcagcggcagcgttAATTAACAGCCAAACAACGAcatcagcggcagcaacagcaacaacagctttGCCGGCACGTCCAACTCACTCCTCTGTCGGCGGCGGCAATAGTTCGTCGTCCGCAAAAGCTACAAAACAAACTTCGCGAAATTATCTAAG TCGTTTCCCCTTCGAGGGCAGCCAGGTGCGAGTTTTGCTCTACAAAGAGGATGACAGTCGGCGCCTACTCTTCGACTCAAATGCCCTGCAGAAGGTGACCCACAGGGACTCATCGGCCACCTCAGCATCGGCAgcatcctcatcatcatccacGACGAGTGGCGGTGGAAAGTTccttaaaaatgaaaagtacACGTCGCTGCAGCAGAATGGCAAGATTCAGGCCAAGGCACATTCCACCAACGGCAGCAACTTCATCGAGGTGTGCGCGGAGTATGGCTACAAG CACAATCGACCCTCTGGAGCGGACATCACACCGCTGGGCGAGATGGTGTTTGGCTCCCTGCCCATGTCCTTTTGCGGAACGGCCCTCAAGGTACACTGGCTGCCGGAGCCGGCGAGGATACTGTGCTCTCAGGTCTACCTGACGCCCACCAGCAGTGGTTCCGGGGGTTCCGGCCATTCGCCCTACTCCACGCTCTCCATGAACAGCCTGGCGACGCCGCGCAGCTCAATATGCAGCGAACTCGGCTCCATGGACGGTCTTTCGATGAACTCGTTCTCGATGCCGTTCAGCGTGAGTGTGGGCCGTCAGATGAGCTTGACGCCACCGCTGGATGTACCCGCAGCACCGGCGGACCAGCAGTCGCTATCGATTCATTCGATCGACTCGAGTGGGCCGCGCTACTCCTCCACATACAGCACGGCCACAGACTCGGGATATTCGGCCAGCGGGAGTGGCAGCGGAGCTGGCGTGGATCAGTGGTCCTATCAGTACTCTTCCACGCGCAGCAGCTTGGGGAGCGTGCTCTCCGACCAGTCGGATGCGATGAGGAAGCTCAGCGTTGACTCGGCCTGCTACTCGGGCTCCTCGCCTTACCTGGACGGATTTGCCAGCGATGGCTGCCTGCAGCGACGAATCTCACGCAATTTGCGCACCTCCTTTGAGAACGAGCATTCCAAGAACGATTTTATCGGCTTCCTAAGCGACAATTATGCGATGGCTTCAGgcggaggtggtggtggtggagctggaggaggcaatggcagcggcggcagcgagGGCGGTGGCATGGCTCCGCCACAGTACAGGCGCGCCAGCTACAGTGCGAACGAGTCGCGTAGCAATCCGGAAATCGGCCGGCGACAGGCCAACATGCGTCGCAGGGCCAAGCTGGGACTGGCCGTGTGCATCTCGATGAGCGAGTCCTTCGAGGAGGAGATGGAGCTGTTCTGCAGCGAGCATATTGCCCTGCTGGAGTCCATGCTCAGCCGACTGAGGGCCAGCACAGAGCATGCGTACATCAATCACAAGAACTTCCTGCAAATCATGTTCCAGGCGTGGCAGGATACGCAACAGTGGTTCAGCGATCTCTTCACCGCTCCGCGCATCAAGACGCCCGTCTGGCTCAGCATCACCACCAGCGGCAGCAAGTACTCCAAGACTGTGGCCGAGAGGTTCATCAAGGAGCTGTGCGACCTGCTCTCTTTTGCTGACACCAAGGACTCTAATTT CTTCATCAGCACCATGCTGACGGGGATTCTCACGCATCACCTGGGCTGGGTGGCCACCGTTTCCGCCTTCAATAGCGCCGGCTCCAGGCGATCGGAGTCCTCCGCCTCGGCGGCTGCCATTGAGCAGCGGGCCAAGCTTATCCAGGTGGCCCAGAAGCATCCGTACAACGCTTTGTGGGCCCAACTGGGCGACTTGTATGGCGCCATCGGCATGCCCCCAAAGCTGGCGCGCACCATTGTTTGCGGAGCGGAGAAGCTCTGGGTGGAGAAGCTGCTTAACGTGCTCACCTACTTCATACGCTGCAGCGAGGTGCGTCGAGCGGCCAAGCGAGAGGACTTCAACAAGCAACTCATCAACGATCTGGTTGTGGCGCAAGGCCAGAGCCAAAGTCAGACTGGTGCCGGTCAGGAGCGGCACAAAAGTCCTCCGACGCAGATGCGGGGACTGAGCAGGGCGGCCACCTGCAAGCAGAATCTGAATGCCATTGCCGATGATGCGGACGACGAGGATGGCGAACTGAATGGCTACGGCGAGGATGATGACAGCGATTTGAATCGCGATGGGATGGATCCGGGATCCATAGATGCCAGGGATGGCATGCAGACGCTGAAGAAGAACGAGATTCCCACAGTGCTGGCCTTCCGGGATTCGCATTTTGTGCAGCAGGAGCTGCGAATTGGCAACTACCTGATGGACACGGGCATTGACAAGAAGACGCTGCTGGCCCGCCAGGCGCAGCAGTATTTTCGCACTGGCAAGGACGGCCGGATCCGTTTGACAGTGACCACGCCAGATAACGTGGAGCTGTGcatggaggaggagcagtcGAGCGGCACCACTGGCTCTGTGGGCACAGGCTCCGTCGATGACGGGGCCATCGAGGCCATCGAGTTTATCGAGGACAACAACGTGGAGGCGCCGCCGAAGAAGAACTTCTTCTGGAACATGGTGCCAGTGGCGGGGGTTAAAGAGGGACTCAGTCTCAGTGATCTGGCCAAGCTGCAGCAGGGCATCCGGATTATCAATCGTAAGCTGGAGcgccgctgcagcagctaTTCCGTAGAGGGCGACCAGCCGCTGATCAAGGCGGGCGGCGGACCCACTGACTTTGAGCCACTGAGCCACGAGAGAAGGGCCTCGCATCTGTCCCTTTCGGATCTCATCACCCAGAACAGCATGGGCAAGAGCGATCGCATGACCTGGGGCATCGAGCCCATCAAGGAGAACGTAAGTCTGGAGGAGCAGATCCACTTTGACCACTGCCACAAGCTGATCGAGCGTGAGCATGGCATTTGCCGGCAAACCTCAGCCGTTGACAATGGCAATGGCGTTGTCTTTGTCCTCGGCGACAACGAGCCGCTGGTCAATCTAAAGAAGAGCAGCGAAGATCTCAGTGGGGACCACGACACCAAACCTGGCCTGTTGCTCTGCGCCCAGCATCAGCGCACCCACGACAGGAGCAAGCACTCGGGCATGAAGTTCAACTTTGAGCAGTATCCGCAGATTGCTACCAACTACATGAAGAGCAAGAACCTGGTGATGTCCAACTACGATTTGCTCATGGACAAGGCCACCAAGCTGGAGGCCAGCGAGGCGGCGGCAGCTCTCAAGGGCAGTGACAGTACGGCCACCTTGGCGGCCAGTAGTAGCTCCACAGCCGCCCCGCCGACGCCTGTAACTCCCacggccaccaccaccaccagcacggATCGCTGTGTGGTCTGCagcagtggcggtggcgggCTCAGCTCCTCGGCCACCTGGAACCAGACACCCTCCAACGCCACCGAGCTGGAGTTTGAAACCGACGAGGTGCACTGCTACAATCAGAATGTGACCAGCTCCAAGGTCCTACAGTCGGTGAACTCGGCGGCCTCCATTGACACCCTCAAGTCGGCCGAGCCACTGATTCCGACGACACCGCAGACCACGTACATGCGTAAGCAGCAGCCCAAGCGGGTGCCCTCTGGGCGCAGCTCAGTGTCCTCGGTGGCCGCCAAGTGTGCGGCGGTTAATGTCACCCAGCAGCTGCTGAAGTTGCCCGTTCCGGGTGTGAAGGAGTTGCCGCAGGACGACGACTCGCCGGGCGAACAACTGCGAGCCGGCTTCATTCCCTCGCTGCTGCTGAGCGTCAGCGATCACTATGTCTCCGACATGGTACTCCAG GGCACTTGTGCTCCGCCCAATAAATGGGAAATGCATCTGCGTGAGGATCTGGCTTTGGCCGCGCGCTCTGCCTCGCTCATCTCACAGCCGGCGGAGAATATAGCCATTGTGGCGGACATGGACAAGTGGGATGTGCGGCTCATATCGTCGCAAACGCAGCAGTTTCCGTATGCCGGTGGCCAGAGCTCGCCGGTGGGAATGTCACAGCTGGTGTCCAGCATGTTGGAAACCGTGCAGGCCATGCATGCCGGTGGCATACCCGCCTATGAG TGCCTGTCGTTTCTGGAGTCCAAGTTGCAGGAGATCTATCTGCAATCGGAGACCCTGGCCGCCTTCCTGTTGGAAACAGATCCCTGCCGGCTGAGCGATATCACCAATCCGCTGCAGCTGTCCGAGAACGatgtgccgctgctgctgtccatCGCCTATATACACACGCCCAAGATCAGCCGCAAGTGCGGCATCAGCTTCAGGTGA
- the LOC108078821 gene encoding folliculin-interacting protein 2 isoform X2: MHTPPFKYNRFPFEGSQVRVLLYKEDDSRRLLFDSNALQKVTHRDSSATSASAASSSSSTTSGGGKFLKNEKYTSLQQNGKIQAKAHSTNGSNFIEVCAEYGYKHNRPSGADITPLGEMVFGSLPMSFCGTALKVHWLPEPARILCSQVYLTPTSSGSGGSGHSPYSTLSMNSLATPRSSICSELGSMDGLSMNSFSMPFSVSVGRQMSLTPPLDVPAAPADQQSLSIHSIDSSGPRYSSTYSTATDSGYSASGSGSGAGVDQWSYQYSSTRSSLGSVLSDQSDAMRKLSVDSACYSGSSPYLDGFASDGCLQRRISRNLRTSFENEHSKNDFIGFLSDNYAMASGGGGGGGAGGGNGSGGSEGGGMAPPQYRRASYSANESRSNPEIGRRQANMRRRAKLGLAVCISMSESFEEEMELFCSEHIALLESMLSRLRASTEHAYINHKNFLQIMFQAWQDTQQWFSDLFTAPRIKTPVWLSITTSGSKYSKTVAERFIKELCDLLSFADTKDSNFFISTMLTGILTHHLGWVATVSAFNSAGSRRSESSASAAAIEQRAKLIQVAQKHPYNALWAQLGDLYGAIGMPPKLARTIVCGAEKLWVEKLLNVLTYFIRCSEVRRAAKREDFNKQLINDLVVAQGQSQSQTGAGQERHKSPPTQMRGLSRAATCKQNLNAIADDADDEDGELNGYGEDDDSDLNRDGMDPGSIDARDGMQTLKKNEIPTVLAFRDSHFVQQELRIGNYLMDTGIDKKTLLARQAQQYFRTGKDGRIRLTVTTPDNVELCMEEEQSSGTTGSVGTGSVDDGAIEAIEFIEDNNVEAPPKKNFFWNMVPVAGVKEGLSLSDLAKLQQGIRIINRKLERRCSSYSVEGDQPLIKAGGGPTDFEPLSHERRASHLSLSDLITQNSMGKSDRMTWGIEPIKENVSLEEQIHFDHCHKLIEREHGICRQTSAVDNGNGVVFVLGDNEPLVNLKKSSEDLSGDHDTKPGLLLCAQHQRTHDRSKHSGMKFNFEQYPQIATNYMKSKNLVMSNYDLLMDKATKLEASEAAAALKGSDSTATLAASSSSTAAPPTPVTPTATTTTSTDRCVVCSSGGGGLSSSATWNQTPSNATELEFETDEVHCYNQNVTSSKVLQSVNSAASIDTLKSAEPLIPTTPQTTYMRKQQPKRVPSGRSSVSSVAAKCAAVNVTQQLLKLPVPGVKELPQDDDSPGEQLRAGFIPSLLLSVSDHYVSDMVLQGTCAPPNKWEMHLREDLALAARSASLISQPAENIAIVADMDKWDVRLISSQTQQFPYAGGQSSPVGMSQLVSSMLETVQAMHAGGIPAYECLSFLESKLQEIYLQSETLAAFLLETDPCRLSDITNPLQLSENDVPLLLSIAYIHTPKISRKCGISFR; the protein is encoded by the exons ATGCATACGCCGCCCTTTAAATACAA TCGTTTCCCCTTCGAGGGCAGCCAGGTGCGAGTTTTGCTCTACAAAGAGGATGACAGTCGGCGCCTACTCTTCGACTCAAATGCCCTGCAGAAGGTGACCCACAGGGACTCATCGGCCACCTCAGCATCGGCAgcatcctcatcatcatccacGACGAGTGGCGGTGGAAAGTTccttaaaaatgaaaagtacACGTCGCTGCAGCAGAATGGCAAGATTCAGGCCAAGGCACATTCCACCAACGGCAGCAACTTCATCGAGGTGTGCGCGGAGTATGGCTACAAG CACAATCGACCCTCTGGAGCGGACATCACACCGCTGGGCGAGATGGTGTTTGGCTCCCTGCCCATGTCCTTTTGCGGAACGGCCCTCAAGGTACACTGGCTGCCGGAGCCGGCGAGGATACTGTGCTCTCAGGTCTACCTGACGCCCACCAGCAGTGGTTCCGGGGGTTCCGGCCATTCGCCCTACTCCACGCTCTCCATGAACAGCCTGGCGACGCCGCGCAGCTCAATATGCAGCGAACTCGGCTCCATGGACGGTCTTTCGATGAACTCGTTCTCGATGCCGTTCAGCGTGAGTGTGGGCCGTCAGATGAGCTTGACGCCACCGCTGGATGTACCCGCAGCACCGGCGGACCAGCAGTCGCTATCGATTCATTCGATCGACTCGAGTGGGCCGCGCTACTCCTCCACATACAGCACGGCCACAGACTCGGGATATTCGGCCAGCGGGAGTGGCAGCGGAGCTGGCGTGGATCAGTGGTCCTATCAGTACTCTTCCACGCGCAGCAGCTTGGGGAGCGTGCTCTCCGACCAGTCGGATGCGATGAGGAAGCTCAGCGTTGACTCGGCCTGCTACTCGGGCTCCTCGCCTTACCTGGACGGATTTGCCAGCGATGGCTGCCTGCAGCGACGAATCTCACGCAATTTGCGCACCTCCTTTGAGAACGAGCATTCCAAGAACGATTTTATCGGCTTCCTAAGCGACAATTATGCGATGGCTTCAGgcggaggtggtggtggtggagctggaggaggcaatggcagcggcggcagcgagGGCGGTGGCATGGCTCCGCCACAGTACAGGCGCGCCAGCTACAGTGCGAACGAGTCGCGTAGCAATCCGGAAATCGGCCGGCGACAGGCCAACATGCGTCGCAGGGCCAAGCTGGGACTGGCCGTGTGCATCTCGATGAGCGAGTCCTTCGAGGAGGAGATGGAGCTGTTCTGCAGCGAGCATATTGCCCTGCTGGAGTCCATGCTCAGCCGACTGAGGGCCAGCACAGAGCATGCGTACATCAATCACAAGAACTTCCTGCAAATCATGTTCCAGGCGTGGCAGGATACGCAACAGTGGTTCAGCGATCTCTTCACCGCTCCGCGCATCAAGACGCCCGTCTGGCTCAGCATCACCACCAGCGGCAGCAAGTACTCCAAGACTGTGGCCGAGAGGTTCATCAAGGAGCTGTGCGACCTGCTCTCTTTTGCTGACACCAAGGACTCTAATTT CTTCATCAGCACCATGCTGACGGGGATTCTCACGCATCACCTGGGCTGGGTGGCCACCGTTTCCGCCTTCAATAGCGCCGGCTCCAGGCGATCGGAGTCCTCCGCCTCGGCGGCTGCCATTGAGCAGCGGGCCAAGCTTATCCAGGTGGCCCAGAAGCATCCGTACAACGCTTTGTGGGCCCAACTGGGCGACTTGTATGGCGCCATCGGCATGCCCCCAAAGCTGGCGCGCACCATTGTTTGCGGAGCGGAGAAGCTCTGGGTGGAGAAGCTGCTTAACGTGCTCACCTACTTCATACGCTGCAGCGAGGTGCGTCGAGCGGCCAAGCGAGAGGACTTCAACAAGCAACTCATCAACGATCTGGTTGTGGCGCAAGGCCAGAGCCAAAGTCAGACTGGTGCCGGTCAGGAGCGGCACAAAAGTCCTCCGACGCAGATGCGGGGACTGAGCAGGGCGGCCACCTGCAAGCAGAATCTGAATGCCATTGCCGATGATGCGGACGACGAGGATGGCGAACTGAATGGCTACGGCGAGGATGATGACAGCGATTTGAATCGCGATGGGATGGATCCGGGATCCATAGATGCCAGGGATGGCATGCAGACGCTGAAGAAGAACGAGATTCCCACAGTGCTGGCCTTCCGGGATTCGCATTTTGTGCAGCAGGAGCTGCGAATTGGCAACTACCTGATGGACACGGGCATTGACAAGAAGACGCTGCTGGCCCGCCAGGCGCAGCAGTATTTTCGCACTGGCAAGGACGGCCGGATCCGTTTGACAGTGACCACGCCAGATAACGTGGAGCTGTGcatggaggaggagcagtcGAGCGGCACCACTGGCTCTGTGGGCACAGGCTCCGTCGATGACGGGGCCATCGAGGCCATCGAGTTTATCGAGGACAACAACGTGGAGGCGCCGCCGAAGAAGAACTTCTTCTGGAACATGGTGCCAGTGGCGGGGGTTAAAGAGGGACTCAGTCTCAGTGATCTGGCCAAGCTGCAGCAGGGCATCCGGATTATCAATCGTAAGCTGGAGcgccgctgcagcagctaTTCCGTAGAGGGCGACCAGCCGCTGATCAAGGCGGGCGGCGGACCCACTGACTTTGAGCCACTGAGCCACGAGAGAAGGGCCTCGCATCTGTCCCTTTCGGATCTCATCACCCAGAACAGCATGGGCAAGAGCGATCGCATGACCTGGGGCATCGAGCCCATCAAGGAGAACGTAAGTCTGGAGGAGCAGATCCACTTTGACCACTGCCACAAGCTGATCGAGCGTGAGCATGGCATTTGCCGGCAAACCTCAGCCGTTGACAATGGCAATGGCGTTGTCTTTGTCCTCGGCGACAACGAGCCGCTGGTCAATCTAAAGAAGAGCAGCGAAGATCTCAGTGGGGACCACGACACCAAACCTGGCCTGTTGCTCTGCGCCCAGCATCAGCGCACCCACGACAGGAGCAAGCACTCGGGCATGAAGTTCAACTTTGAGCAGTATCCGCAGATTGCTACCAACTACATGAAGAGCAAGAACCTGGTGATGTCCAACTACGATTTGCTCATGGACAAGGCCACCAAGCTGGAGGCCAGCGAGGCGGCGGCAGCTCTCAAGGGCAGTGACAGTACGGCCACCTTGGCGGCCAGTAGTAGCTCCACAGCCGCCCCGCCGACGCCTGTAACTCCCacggccaccaccaccaccagcacggATCGCTGTGTGGTCTGCagcagtggcggtggcgggCTCAGCTCCTCGGCCACCTGGAACCAGACACCCTCCAACGCCACCGAGCTGGAGTTTGAAACCGACGAGGTGCACTGCTACAATCAGAATGTGACCAGCTCCAAGGTCCTACAGTCGGTGAACTCGGCGGCCTCCATTGACACCCTCAAGTCGGCCGAGCCACTGATTCCGACGACACCGCAGACCACGTACATGCGTAAGCAGCAGCCCAAGCGGGTGCCCTCTGGGCGCAGCTCAGTGTCCTCGGTGGCCGCCAAGTGTGCGGCGGTTAATGTCACCCAGCAGCTGCTGAAGTTGCCCGTTCCGGGTGTGAAGGAGTTGCCGCAGGACGACGACTCGCCGGGCGAACAACTGCGAGCCGGCTTCATTCCCTCGCTGCTGCTGAGCGTCAGCGATCACTATGTCTCCGACATGGTACTCCAG GGCACTTGTGCTCCGCCCAATAAATGGGAAATGCATCTGCGTGAGGATCTGGCTTTGGCCGCGCGCTCTGCCTCGCTCATCTCACAGCCGGCGGAGAATATAGCCATTGTGGCGGACATGGACAAGTGGGATGTGCGGCTCATATCGTCGCAAACGCAGCAGTTTCCGTATGCCGGTGGCCAGAGCTCGCCGGTGGGAATGTCACAGCTGGTGTCCAGCATGTTGGAAACCGTGCAGGCCATGCATGCCGGTGGCATACCCGCCTATGAG TGCCTGTCGTTTCTGGAGTCCAAGTTGCAGGAGATCTATCTGCAATCGGAGACCCTGGCCGCCTTCCTGTTGGAAACAGATCCCTGCCGGCTGAGCGATATCACCAATCCGCTGCAGCTGTCCGAGAACGatgtgccgctgctgctgtccatCGCCTATATACACACGCCCAAGATCAGCCGCAAGTGCGGCATCAGCTTCAGGTGA
- the LOC108078667 gene encoding C-type lectin 37Da-like codes for MFRVCSLLVVLLSLSYLSEASKDSYKLVNVTSKYLLHNGNSLYYIDERSENWYVARKSCESMGFNLISFETIEEFNAINRFMDATGATKGYWTSGTDFIHLGHHAWFPNGISVPSELWGVSQPDNKNGQEHCDSFRYRGTYKMNDEPCTVKYFYVCELNLTP; via the exons ATGTTTAGAGTGTGCAGTCTACTTGTGGTCCTTCTGAGCCTGAGTTATCTATCTGAAGCCAGTAAAG ACTCCTATAAACTTGTGAATGTAACTTCTAAATATCTATTACATAATGGCAActcattatattatattgacGAAAGGAGTGAGAATTGGTATGTGGCCCGTAAATCCTGCGAAAGCATGGGCTTCAACCTCATTTCGTTTGAGACAATAGAGGAATTCAACGCAATTAACCGGTTTATGGATGCTACGGGAGCGACCAAAGGCTACTGGACATCTGGAACTGACTTTATACATCTTGGGCATCATGCATGGTTTCCAAATGGTATTTCCGTTCCATCGGAGCTTTGGGGTGTCTCACAGCCAGACAATAAGAACGGACAGGAGCATTGCGACTCATTCAGATATAGGGGTACCTATAAAATGAATGATGAGCCTTGTACGGTCAAGTATTTTTATGTATGTGAGCTCAACTTGACTCCTTAA